The following coding sequences are from one Shewanella putrefaciens window:
- the dbpA gene encoding ATP-dependent RNA helicase DbpA, which translates to MAFSTLKLKPELLENLSSMGYNEMTPIQAQSLPPILAGQDVIGQGKTGSGKTAAFGLGLLNKLDVKRFRIQTLVLCPTRELADQVAQEIRTLARGIHNVKVLTLCGGVPMGPQVGSLEHGAHIIVGTPGRIVDHLDRNRLDLSNLNMLVLDEADRMLEMGFQPALDAIIEQAPRERQTLLFSATFPEQIQSIAKQIMYDPSMVKVEGNHDSLSIAQHFYHLDDDKARMQALQLLLLEHKPESAVVFCNTKRETQKVADELEGLGFSVLALHGDLEQRDRDETLLQFANKSACVLVATDVAARGLDIDALDAVFNYHVAYDTEVHIHRIGRTGRAGSKGAAYTFYNDQDGYKIALLEEYLEREITSESLPSESLLGSTPAAPTMITLQIDGGKKEKLRPGDILGALTGENGIEGSQVGKIQVTDYRAYVAVNRKVAKKALNKLTGGRIKGKSYRAWPMK; encoded by the coding sequence ATGGCTTTTTCGACTCTTAAGCTAAAACCCGAACTGCTTGAGAACCTTTCTTCTATGGGTTACAACGAGATGACGCCAATTCAGGCGCAAAGTTTGCCACCCATTTTAGCGGGGCAGGATGTGATAGGTCAGGGTAAAACTGGCTCGGGTAAAACGGCCGCCTTCGGCTTAGGGTTACTGAACAAGTTAGACGTTAAACGCTTTCGCATTCAAACCTTAGTGTTATGCCCAACCCGCGAGTTGGCCGACCAAGTGGCGCAGGAAATCCGCACCCTTGCCCGTGGTATTCATAACGTTAAAGTACTGACACTTTGCGGCGGTGTACCTATGGGACCACAGGTTGGCTCGCTGGAGCACGGTGCACACATTATTGTGGGTACGCCGGGTCGTATCGTCGATCACTTAGATCGCAATCGCTTAGATTTAAGCAATCTCAACATGTTAGTGCTCGATGAAGCCGATCGCATGTTAGAAATGGGCTTCCAACCCGCCCTCGATGCGATTATCGAACAAGCTCCGCGTGAGCGTCAGACGCTGCTATTCAGCGCGACGTTCCCTGAGCAAATTCAATCGATTGCTAAGCAAATCATGTATGACCCAAGCATGGTTAAAGTCGAAGGTAATCACGACAGCTTGAGCATAGCCCAACATTTCTATCATTTAGATGATGACAAGGCGCGTATGCAAGCGCTGCAATTATTGTTGTTAGAACATAAGCCTGAAAGCGCGGTGGTGTTCTGTAACACGAAACGCGAAACTCAAAAAGTGGCCGATGAGCTTGAAGGTTTAGGCTTTAGCGTATTGGCTTTGCACGGTGATTTAGAGCAAAGAGACAGGGACGAAACCTTGCTGCAATTTGCCAACAAGAGTGCCTGTGTCTTAGTGGCGACCGACGTTGCCGCCCGTGGTTTAGATATCGATGCGCTGGATGCCGTGTTTAACTATCATGTCGCCTATGACACCGAAGTGCACATTCACCGTATCGGTCGTACTGGCCGTGCGGGCAGTAAAGGCGCCGCTTATACCTTCTACAATGACCAAGACGGTTACAAGATTGCCTTGTTAGAAGAATATTTAGAGCGCGAAATCACCAGCGAATCACTGCCATCTGAAAGTCTGCTCGGTAGCACGCCTGCAGCGCCAACCATGATCACTCTGCAGATCGATGGCGGTAAGAAGGAAAAACTGCGTCCAGGGGATATCTTAGGCGCACTGACGGGCGAAAACGGTATCGAAGGCTCACAGGTGGGTAAAATCCAAGTGACCGATTACCGCGCCTATGTGGCCGTTAATCGTAAGGTTGCCAAGAAAGCACTGAACAAACTGACTGGCGGGCGTATTAAAGGTAAATCTTACCGCGCTTGGCCAATGAAGTAA
- a CDS encoding ATP-dependent nuclease, with protein MIIEKVSLEGFRNFREATIRFTDKTLMIGSNDVGKTNLLYGIRLLLDKSLSDRDIEPEATDFFIDNDGIQAESFSIKIYFSDINEDAVLSALKGSVSDESKTVIAITADRKTLDYEISIGCSDDELELIPSRFYLKQLNLRYVKSRRDLQKFIQIEKRQLLKQSQDRLEDEELEHDQVEMVAISAKLNEVNVKIAELNYVKDATSAVNEELKKLSYKNDNYSVHLDTGAIKVNQFIENLELGASTSGSKLMLGGDGRNNQILLALWKAKSQREFDPEHEVTFYCVEEPEAHLHPHQQRKLADYLIHDLPGQTIITSHSPQITERYKPDSIVRILLAENGSVAANGGCSACISDAWDDLGYRMSILPAEAFFSSCVFLVEGPSEKLFYEELAIQIGIDLDFHNISILSVDGVQFKVYRKILDAMEIPWVLRTDNDVSGIKNSVNKRAVGINRCLSLAGLAIGPDYTPTTTSQGLVDSGFWKTTSDKINPHGIFLSKIDLEADLALELPDELLNYSGKTAINDAVKYLQSKKAIRMREFLSQNKKALAGLSGGELAKPLHHAVKLVGQ; from the coding sequence TTGATAATTGAAAAAGTGAGTCTTGAAGGCTTTAGGAACTTCCGAGAAGCAACTATTCGCTTTACAGATAAGACGCTAATGATTGGAAGCAATGATGTTGGTAAAACAAATTTACTCTATGGCATCCGTTTGCTACTTGATAAGTCGTTGTCAGATAGGGATATTGAGCCAGAAGCTACGGATTTCTTCATAGATAACGATGGAATTCAGGCAGAATCTTTCTCTATTAAAATCTATTTTTCTGATATCAATGAGGATGCTGTTCTTTCTGCGCTGAAGGGGAGTGTGAGTGATGAAAGTAAGACCGTGATTGCTATTACAGCAGATAGAAAGACACTAGATTACGAGATATCTATCGGATGTTCGGATGATGAGCTTGAGCTTATTCCATCAAGATTCTATTTGAAACAGTTAAATTTACGATATGTAAAATCCAGAAGAGACCTTCAAAAGTTTATTCAAATAGAAAAAAGACAATTACTTAAACAGTCTCAAGACCGCCTTGAAGACGAAGAACTCGAGCATGACCAAGTTGAAATGGTAGCCATATCAGCCAAGTTAAACGAAGTTAATGTAAAGATTGCGGAGCTTAACTATGTGAAAGATGCTACCTCAGCAGTTAATGAGGAGTTGAAAAAACTTTCATATAAAAATGATAACTATAGTGTTCATTTAGATACTGGGGCTATAAAAGTAAATCAGTTTATTGAAAATTTAGAATTAGGCGCATCTACATCTGGCTCAAAACTAATGCTTGGTGGTGATGGTCGAAATAATCAAATATTATTAGCCTTATGGAAGGCAAAAAGTCAAAGAGAGTTTGATCCTGAACACGAGGTTACATTTTATTGTGTTGAAGAACCTGAAGCTCATTTACATCCACATCAACAACGGAAGCTGGCTGATTATTTAATCCATGATCTTCCCGGACAAACTATAATTACAAGTCATTCTCCTCAAATAACAGAACGATATAAGCCAGACTCAATAGTTCGAATTCTCTTGGCTGAAAATGGAAGTGTAGCGGCTAACGGTGGCTGTTCGGCATGCATTTCCGATGCATGGGACGACTTAGGTTATAGGATGAGTATTCTTCCTGCTGAGGCCTTTTTTTCTAGCTGTGTTTTTTTGGTTGAAGGACCATCAGAAAAACTCTTTTACGAAGAATTGGCAATACAGATAGGAATAGATTTGGATTTTCATAATATATCAATCCTGAGTGTTGATGGAGTTCAATTCAAAGTTTACAGAAAAATTTTGGATGCTATGGAAATACCTTGGGTGTTGAGAACAGATAATGATGTTTCAGGTATTAAAAATAGTGTTAACAAAAGAGCTGTCGGTATTAATAGATGCTTATCATTGGCTGGCCTAGCTATTGGCCCCGACTATACACCAACAACAACTTCGCAAGGCTTAGTTGATTCTGGATTTTGGAAAACGACTTCAGATAAAATAAATCCACACGGAATATTTCTTTCAAAGATTGATCTAGAAGCTGATCTGGCTTTAGAGCTTCCTGATGAATTGTTAAATTATTCCGGAAAGACCGCTATCAATGATGCAGTAAAATACTTGCAGAGTAAGAAAGCTATTAGAATGCGAGAATTTTTGTCACAAAATAAAAAGGCGCTTGCAGGGTTAAGTGGGGGTGAGTTAGCTAAGCCATTGCATCATGCTGTTAAGTTGGTAGGCCAATAA
- a CDS encoding methyl-accepting chemotaxis protein, with amino-acid sequence MRKNLPITGNERTFPKEQQLISSTDIKGTILHCNDAFISISGFSREELVGKPHNIVRHPDMPEAAFKTMWSYLQQGKPWMGLVKNRCKNGDYYWVNAYVTPVTEHGRVVGYESVRSVPSREQVAHAERLYTAINAGKNPQSSLSTLMANLRWVSLPAIAMIISLLLWWRLGPTEASIAFLITALLSYGLGVYRLNSTLTHLVELLPTPFTDPLAVASYAKHRGILGQLEVAVLAESAHLNTVLTRIEDASTKVASQSDQVMHLSVESTDCIRKQQVQTEQVATAMNQMTTTIAEISSHVQDTATKASDVDALACSGSAVAGQTRSAMQQLQKTVNDISQSVADLADQTDKIVGAAQLIEQIAEQTNLLALNAAIEAARAGDQGRGFAVVADEVRLLASRTTASTKEIYDIIQLLSTKAKASVLIAQNGCKDTEQGVAQVGLAEKALEGISVAVTSIATMAVQMAAAVEEQAHVAEDINQQIVIISELASTSLEQGTEVSESGKNLQMTSEQLHELVERFRKV; translated from the coding sequence ATGCGTAAAAATTTGCCCATTACAGGAAATGAAAGAACATTTCCGAAGGAACAGCAGCTTATTTCATCTACTGATATTAAGGGCACTATCTTGCATTGTAATGATGCATTTATCTCCATTAGTGGTTTTAGCCGTGAAGAGTTAGTTGGCAAACCCCATAACATAGTTCGACATCCTGATATGCCTGAAGCGGCATTTAAGACGATGTGGAGCTATTTACAGCAGGGCAAACCTTGGATGGGGCTTGTAAAAAACCGCTGTAAGAATGGGGATTATTATTGGGTTAATGCCTATGTGACTCCAGTGACGGAACATGGACGTGTAGTGGGGTATGAATCGGTTCGCTCTGTACCAAGCCGAGAGCAGGTAGCCCATGCAGAGCGTTTATACACGGCAATCAATGCAGGAAAAAATCCTCAAAGCAGTCTTTCAACCCTGATGGCTAATCTTCGTTGGGTAAGCCTACCTGCGATCGCTATGATTATTTCATTACTGTTATGGTGGCGATTAGGCCCAACAGAAGCGTCTATTGCTTTTCTTATCACAGCGTTACTTAGCTATGGTTTGGGAGTATACCGTTTAAACAGCACACTTACTCACCTTGTGGAATTGCTGCCAACCCCTTTTACCGATCCACTTGCAGTTGCTTCCTATGCAAAACATCGTGGAATATTGGGGCAATTGGAGGTTGCGGTATTAGCGGAATCAGCCCATTTAAATACAGTGTTAACTCGGATCGAAGATGCCTCGACTAAAGTGGCCTCACAATCGGATCAAGTGATGCATTTATCTGTAGAATCAACGGACTGTATCCGTAAGCAGCAAGTGCAAACAGAACAAGTTGCGACAGCCATGAATCAGATGACGACAACGATTGCTGAAATATCGTCACATGTGCAAGATACCGCAACCAAAGCCAGCGATGTTGATGCGTTAGCCTGTTCAGGTTCTGCGGTGGCAGGACAAACACGTAGTGCAATGCAGCAGCTACAAAAAACCGTCAATGATATTAGCCAGTCGGTGGCGGATCTTGCTGATCAGACTGATAAAATTGTGGGCGCGGCACAATTAATTGAACAGATCGCCGAACAAACCAACTTACTTGCCCTTAATGCTGCAATTGAGGCTGCAAGAGCAGGTGATCAAGGCCGAGGCTTTGCTGTGGTCGCCGATGAAGTGAGGCTGCTCGCGTCGCGAACTACCGCATCAACTAAAGAAATTTACGATATTATTCAACTACTTTCGACCAAAGCTAAAGCCTCAGTATTGATTGCTCAAAATGGATGTAAAGATACTGAACAGGGGGTTGCTCAAGTCGGATTAGCTGAAAAGGCATTAGAAGGCATTAGTGTTGCAGTGACGAGTATCGCCACTATGGCGGTGCAAATGGCTGCTGCGGTGGAAGAACAAGCCCATGTTGCTGAAGATATTAATCAACAAATTGTGATTATTTCTGAGCTTGCCAGTACTTCATTAGAGCAAGGCACAGAGGTCAGTGAAAGTGGCAAAAATCTACAAATGACATCAGAACAATTGCACGAGCTGGTAGAGCGCTTCCGTAAGGTATGA
- a CDS encoding DEAD/DEAH box helicase, with the protein MSFTSLGLSAPILKAVAEQGYDTPSPIQAQAIPAVLQGKDVMAAAQTGTGKTAGFTLPLLELLSKGQKAQAGQVRTLVLTPTRELAAQVAESVETYGKYLPLRSAVVFGGVPINPQIAKLRHGVDVLVATPGRLMDLYNQKAVKFNQLEILVLDEADRMLDMGFIRDIRKILAILPKQRQNLMFSATFSDEIRELAKGLVNNPVEISVTPRNAAATTVKQWVCPVDKGQKSALLTQLIKQHDWQQVLVFSRTKHGANRLAKNLEEAGIKAAAIHGNKSQTARTKALADFKNGQVRVLVATDIAARGLDIDQLPQVVNFDLPNVPEDYVHRIGRTGRAGASGQAVSLVSSEEIKLLNDIERLINRILDREVVEGFNPVHPLPESRLNSSSKNNTVKTIPSRRNHRSAGQAAPRAGSGRDGYKAEDKKEGAQRQQHTPSPKSNEHKDGQRSGDVARGHKPNDKNPRHSGEVSGAPRGDAKPRTPRSNDGRANSTGANRPSEGRSGSGENRSPSSDNPYANGPKKNTRRPNNGASRPRNTQD; encoded by the coding sequence ATGAGTTTTACCTCCCTGGGCTTATCGGCCCCGATACTTAAAGCCGTTGCCGAACAAGGCTACGACACACCTTCGCCAATCCAAGCGCAAGCAATTCCCGCTGTGCTTCAAGGCAAAGATGTGATGGCGGCAGCCCAAACTGGAACAGGTAAAACAGCAGGCTTCACCCTTCCTTTGTTAGAGTTACTCAGTAAAGGTCAAAAAGCCCAAGCGGGACAAGTTCGCACCTTAGTATTAACACCCACACGTGAACTTGCGGCACAGGTTGCTGAAAGTGTCGAAACCTACGGCAAATACTTACCCTTACGCTCTGCGGTCGTCTTTGGTGGCGTCCCGATCAATCCGCAAATCGCAAAATTACGCCACGGTGTCGATGTATTAGTCGCGACACCCGGTCGATTAATGGATCTGTATAATCAAAAAGCGGTGAAATTTAATCAACTTGAAATACTCGTATTAGATGAAGCCGATCGCATGCTCGATATGGGCTTTATCCGAGATATCCGAAAAATTCTCGCCATATTACCTAAGCAACGCCAAAACCTGATGTTCTCAGCCACCTTCTCCGATGAAATTCGCGAGTTAGCTAAAGGCTTAGTGAACAATCCGGTAGAAATTTCGGTGACACCGCGCAATGCCGCAGCCACCACAGTCAAACAGTGGGTTTGCCCTGTTGATAAAGGTCAAAAGTCGGCACTACTCACCCAACTTATTAAGCAACACGACTGGCAACAAGTATTAGTGTTTTCACGCACTAAACACGGTGCCAACCGTTTAGCTAAAAATCTGGAAGAAGCAGGGATTAAAGCTGCGGCAATTCACGGTAATAAAAGTCAAACTGCTCGTACTAAAGCTTTGGCCGATTTTAAAAATGGTCAAGTGCGTGTATTAGTCGCAACCGATATTGCGGCCCGCGGCTTAGATATTGACCAGCTGCCACAGGTCGTTAACTTCGACTTACCCAACGTGCCTGAAGATTATGTCCATCGTATTGGTCGCACTGGTCGTGCGGGCGCTTCGGGCCAAGCGGTATCATTGGTCAGCAGTGAAGAAATCAAATTACTTAATGATATTGAACGCCTTATCAACCGTATCCTCGACCGTGAGGTCGTTGAAGGCTTTAATCCAGTACATCCACTGCCTGAGTCACGCTTAAATTCGAGCAGTAAAAATAACACAGTAAAAACCATTCCAAGTCGTCGCAATCACCGAAGTGCAGGTCAGGCTGCACCGAGAGCGGGTTCAGGACGTGATGGCTATAAAGCTGAGGACAAAAAAGAAGGTGCGCAGCGCCAACAACATACACCATCGCCCAAAAGTAACGAGCATAAAGATGGTCAACGCAGCGGTGATGTCGCTCGTGGTCACAAGCCAAACGACAAGAATCCCAGACACAGCGGTGAAGTCAGTGGCGCTCCTCGCGGCGATGCTAAACCTCGTACACCACGTTCAAACGACGGTCGTGCGAATAGCACTGGCGCCAATCGCCCAAGTGAAGGCCGTTCAGGCTCTGGCGAAAATCGTAGTCCATCAAGTGACAATCCTTACGCCAATGGCCCAAAGAAAAACACCCGTCGCCCAAATAACGGTGCAAGTCGCCCAAGAAACACCCAAGATTAG
- a CDS encoding DUF3626 domain-containing protein produces MTAIQHIERLARGRSEQAVAVIKNVQQMSNIPTHEMQLALKQLVSCGRVALHFHPDRIDSRGMTVAEGLLRDGQYRSQFETHISNGQLSPELGGPRDHWENQLFGNVYKGTKSRPKYGALDLSMWQDGPAPRFGSCYFLTHTEVMSRATFSYLDSYRNPKEKGTLGCFEDILAALLTESFERHYALGKTDFKPLNVIHYLGHQLNASLMSRFERPLSSNLDHYIEAQIHGDVSLDEDIAMLVADPSFKGTDIGDTLSKMCDRYDIELQYHQGFSLHTEQIPSDFRGPTMPSLAQCIAIEDRVNAYAIGVAARDLYHFPQHWRERGNRALVAHELKLLWHVLVKYGA; encoded by the coding sequence ATGACAGCGATACAGCATATTGAACGCCTTGCACGAGGGCGAAGTGAGCAGGCCGTTGCCGTCATTAAAAACGTGCAACAGATGTCCAATATTCCTACGCATGAAATGCAGTTAGCACTTAAGCAATTAGTAAGCTGTGGCCGTGTCGCGTTACATTTTCATCCCGATAGAATTGATAGTCGCGGCATGACGGTAGCAGAAGGTTTGCTCCGAGATGGTCAATATCGCAGCCAGTTTGAAACCCATATTTCTAATGGTCAGTTATCCCCTGAATTAGGTGGCCCAAGGGATCATTGGGAAAACCAACTCTTTGGCAATGTGTATAAAGGAACAAAATCCCGACCTAAATATGGCGCCTTAGATTTGAGCATGTGGCAGGATGGCCCAGCTCCTCGCTTTGGCAGTTGTTATTTCTTGACTCATACAGAAGTGATGTCTCGGGCTACCTTTTCCTACCTTGACTCATATCGCAATCCAAAGGAGAAGGGAACTTTAGGTTGTTTTGAGGATATTTTAGCAGCGCTGTTAACGGAAAGCTTTGAGCGTCACTATGCCTTAGGCAAAACTGACTTCAAGCCGCTGAATGTGATCCATTATTTGGGGCATCAACTCAATGCTTCTTTGATGTCACGGTTTGAGCGGCCACTATCAAGTAACCTCGATCATTATATTGAAGCGCAGATCCACGGTGATGTATCACTCGATGAGGATATCGCCATGCTGGTGGCTGATCCGAGTTTTAAGGGGACGGATATTGGCGACACTTTGAGTAAAATGTGTGATAGGTATGATATTGAACTGCAATATCACCAAGGTTTTAGCTTACATACGGAACAAATCCCAAGTGATTTTCGTGGCCCTACTATGCCATCACTCGCTCAGTGTATTGCGATAGAAGATAGGGTTAATGCCTATGCTATTGGTGTTGCTGCGAGGGATTTATATCATTTCCCCCAACATTGGCGTGAACGCGGAAATCGCGCTCTGGTCGCCCATGAACTCAAATTGCTTTGGCATGTGTTAGTAAAATACGGTGCTTAA
- a CDS encoding YheV family putative zinc ribbon protein, with product MTNTKIKKRFVAGAKCPKCSAKDSILLYKENGIETVECTECDYREQQTNEKVAEKATGAVIGVFKPD from the coding sequence ATGACAAACACTAAAATCAAAAAGCGTTTCGTAGCCGGTGCTAAGTGCCCAAAATGCAGCGCCAAAGACAGCATTTTACTCTACAAAGAAAACGGCATCGAAACCGTTGAATGCACAGAGTGTGATTACCGTGAACAGCAAACCAATGAAAAGGTTGCTGAAAAAGCCACCGGCGCTGTGATCGGCGTGTTTAAACCGGATTAG
- a CDS encoding pirin family protein has product MKVLSQFSAKAAMDGDGVNIRRVADFVTTKFDPFLMIDEIKSDDEQDFIGGFPAHPHRGMETFTYIRKGGFEHRDQMGNVKAIRAGDVQWMSTGFGVVHSEMPLADAVDGLHGFQIWVNMPAKDKLRPAKYQDTAGSASVEATNDTGATLKALAGDWGFKDQPIISAAIQGLAGEAAIADLSLAPNAEATLDLSQHEFVALYLYQGGLYKSDSSKGEDSHWSSASNQHHHGEFLVLDSQSVLKLKVDERGAGMLLFAGKPIREKIVQMGPFVMNTQAEIQQAIRDYQEGRFGQIA; this is encoded by the coding sequence ATGAAAGTATTAAGTCAGTTTTCCGCCAAAGCCGCGATGGATGGCGATGGGGTCAATATTCGCCGTGTCGCCGATTTTGTGACGACTAAATTTGATCCTTTCTTGATGATCGACGAAATAAAATCCGATGATGAACAAGATTTTATCGGTGGCTTCCCCGCACATCCCCATCGCGGGATGGAGACCTTCACTTATATTCGTAAGGGCGGTTTTGAGCATCGCGACCAAATGGGTAATGTGAAGGCGATTCGTGCGGGCGATGTGCAGTGGATGAGTACCGGGTTCGGGGTAGTGCACTCTGAAATGCCGCTGGCCGATGCAGTTGATGGTCTGCATGGATTCCAAATTTGGGTCAATATGCCCGCCAAAGACAAGCTGCGCCCTGCGAAGTATCAAGATACTGCGGGTAGCGCGAGCGTTGAAGCGACCAATGATACTGGCGCAACCTTGAAAGCCTTAGCGGGTGACTGGGGCTTTAAAGATCAACCGATTATTAGTGCGGCTATTCAAGGATTAGCGGGTGAGGCTGCGATTGCTGATTTAAGTCTAGCGCCAAACGCTGAGGCCACGCTTGATTTGTCTCAACACGAGTTTGTCGCCTTGTACCTTTACCAAGGTGGCTTATATAAAAGCGATTCGAGTAAGGGTGAGGATTCACACTGGTCATCTGCTTCAAATCAACATCATCATGGCGAGTTTTTAGTGCTCGATAGCCAAAGTGTGCTTAAGCTTAAGGTCGATGAGCGCGGCGCGGGGATGTTACTGTTTGCGGGTAAACCTATCCGTGAAAAAATCGTCCAAATGGGTCCCTTTGTGATGAACACCCAAGCGGAAATTCAGCAGGCGATCCGCGACTATCAAGAAGGGCGTTTCGGCCAAATCGCGTAA
- a CDS encoding UvrD-helicase domain-containing protein has product MSDFEYTPDQKAAISSNSNMVITACPGSGKTTVIAQKIRNEVKELPSYRGVIGITFTVKASKELRKRCKKNACDTKMSFFGTIDHFCLSEIIHPFLARVLDRQKHQLECIKFDEIPKCVMDKLSVIPHYSDEVNSTTFKCLEDDIVILFDHGFVLLELLGVIANHVITESHACQRYIAAKYNSVYIDEYQDSSEPQHILFLKLLELGLVGVAVGDVQQSIYAWRGSDPEFIKELTNKPDVFEHHIVNVNHRCHPSITNYSNRLYDAECDLLPASDIRVYRRNYTGTQVDVTEKINESIELAFKNNLVESYSQIGILVRNNISLEFLSNGLNVPFRIFDEDPLAVRNTRVCNLFSQLLRFRFDEHHRLNDVVEYIQSFTPVSNNSLSVLRKTISSIGDKVQDELSRAIVDITGQVLNVDISASDKELINTICLESRLLQHYKPINENEVQVMTLHKSKGLEFELVYHLDLYDWIHPKRKFVRGCFDVIYDNWEQELNLHFVGITRAKNYCVLVTSNSRLNRDYETKTGKPSQFFSLPGLDGLYR; this is encoded by the coding sequence ATGAGTGATTTCGAGTATACTCCAGATCAAAAAGCAGCGATAAGCTCAAATTCAAATATGGTCATTACTGCTTGCCCAGGAAGTGGAAAGACTACTGTTATTGCACAAAAGATAAGAAATGAAGTTAAAGAGCTTCCGTCTTATCGAGGTGTTATTGGGATTACTTTTACTGTAAAGGCCAGTAAGGAATTAAGAAAGCGATGTAAGAAGAATGCTTGCGATACAAAAATGAGCTTTTTTGGCACTATTGATCATTTTTGTTTGAGTGAGATTATACATCCTTTTTTGGCAAGAGTTCTTGATAGGCAAAAGCACCAATTAGAGTGCATTAAATTCGATGAAATACCTAAATGTGTTATGGACAAACTGAGTGTAATACCTCATTACAGCGATGAGGTAAACTCAACTACTTTTAAATGCTTAGAAGATGATATTGTCATATTATTCGATCATGGTTTTGTCTTGCTAGAACTGCTTGGTGTGATAGCCAATCATGTCATAACGGAATCTCATGCTTGTCAAAGATATATTGCAGCAAAATACAACTCGGTATACATAGATGAATATCAAGACTCCTCTGAGCCACAACATATACTTTTTCTCAAGTTACTAGAACTGGGGCTAGTAGGTGTTGCAGTTGGTGATGTACAACAATCTATCTATGCTTGGCGTGGGAGTGACCCTGAGTTTATTAAAGAGTTAACAAACAAACCTGATGTCTTCGAACATCATATCGTAAATGTCAATCATCGCTGTCACCCATCAATTACTAATTATTCTAACCGGCTTTACGACGCTGAATGTGATTTATTGCCAGCTAGTGATATCAGAGTATATAGGCGCAACTACACAGGCACTCAAGTAGATGTTACTGAAAAAATAAATGAGTCAATTGAACTTGCATTTAAGAATAATCTAGTTGAATCATACTCGCAAATAGGAATACTTGTAAGAAATAACATATCTCTAGAATTTCTTAGTAATGGATTAAATGTACCGTTTCGAATCTTTGACGAAGACCCATTGGCAGTTAGAAACACAAGGGTTTGTAATTTATTTTCTCAGCTTTTAAGGTTTCGATTCGACGAGCATCATCGTTTAAATGATGTTGTTGAGTATATACAGTCATTTACTCCAGTTTCGAATAATAGTTTATCTGTATTGCGTAAAACGATATCATCTATTGGTGATAAAGTTCAAGATGAACTATCACGTGCAATTGTGGATATCACTGGTCAAGTCTTAAATGTCGATATCAGTGCTTCAGATAAAGAGTTGATCAATACAATATGCTTGGAATCTAGGTTGCTTCAGCACTATAAGCCGATAAATGAGAATGAAGTTCAAGTTATGACACTTCATAAATCTAAAGGGCTAGAATTTGAGCTTGTCTATCACTTGGATCTATACGATTGGATTCACCCAAAAAGAAAGTTTGTTCGAGGTTGCTTCGATGTAATATATGATAATTGGGAGCAGGAGTTGAATTTACATTTTGTTGGGATAACTAGAGCGAAAAATTATTGCGTTCTAGTTACAAGTAATAGTCGTCTCAATCGAGACTATGAAACCAAAACAGGAAAACCGTCTCAATTCTTTTCGTTGCCTGGATTAGATGGATTGTATCGATAG